A single window of Candidatus Glassbacteria bacterium DNA harbors:
- a CDS encoding DUF819 domain-containing protein: protein MFETSLFAPDDTWVLWTFLVVWATLSIYWEQRYKWAARLSGPVVALLGGLVAANLGLIPLVSPVYDTVWDFIVPLCIPLLLLKADLRKIWRETGRMMGLYHISALGTVAGAFIAAVSIGFLIDYLPEICGIMTASYIGGAMNFLASVKFFNAPESTTNALIVADNLVMVVHIMAMLALPGVVWAVKAFGMLPDEELYLNDGVDGEDATSYWRPKPISLVDIGRNLALAFLIVTVATKISGAVMGTELPETLRNFLGNKYLLFTAITVAFVWFFPGFSARLEGTEEMGTFAIYLFFVLIGIPASIKAIITEAPFLLVLCTIMVAANVAVTFGVVKLLGFKLPEMILCSIANTAGPMNAAGIAISRKWSKLVLPGFLVGIWGYVIGTYTGVITGEIIRAIF, encoded by the coding sequence ATGTTCGAGACCAGCCTGTTCGCCCCGGACGACACCTGGGTACTGTGGACTTTCCTGGTGGTCTGGGCCACCCTTTCTATCTACTGGGAGCAGCGCTACAAGTGGGCGGCCCGTCTCAGCGGTCCGGTGGTGGCCCTGCTGGGAGGGCTGGTTGCGGCGAACCTGGGACTGATCCCGCTGGTCAGCCCGGTCTACGATACGGTCTGGGACTTTATCGTCCCGCTGTGTATCCCGCTGCTGCTGCTCAAGGCCGACCTCAGAAAAATCTGGCGCGAAACCGGCAGGATGATGGGCCTGTACCACATCAGCGCCCTGGGTACAGTGGCGGGAGCGTTTATCGCCGCGGTGAGCATCGGTTTCCTGATCGACTACCTGCCCGAAATCTGCGGGATCATGACCGCCAGCTATATCGGCGGGGCGATGAATTTCCTCGCCTCGGTGAAATTCTTTAACGCGCCCGAATCGACCACCAACGCGCTGATAGTGGCCGACAACCTGGTGATGGTCGTCCATATCATGGCCATGCTGGCCCTGCCGGGGGTCGTCTGGGCGGTGAAAGCGTTCGGGATGCTTCCCGACGAGGAACTGTACCTGAACGATGGCGTGGACGGCGAAGACGCCACCAGCTACTGGCGGCCCAAGCCGATCTCACTGGTCGATATCGGCCGCAACCTCGCGCTGGCCTTTCTGATAGTCACCGTGGCAACTAAAATCAGCGGGGCGGTGATGGGCACGGAACTGCCGGAAACCCTGCGTAACTTCCTGGGCAACAAGTACCTGCTGTTCACCGCGATCACGGTGGCGTTCGTCTGGTTTTTCCCCGGGTTCTCGGCCAGGCTGGAGGGGACCGAGGAGATGGGCACGTTCGCGATCTACCTGTTTTTCGTGCTGATTGGCATCCCGGCCAGTATCAAGGCGATAATTACCGAAGCCCCGTTCCTGCTCGTGCTGTGCACGATCATGGTGGCGGCCAATGTGGCGGTCACGTTCGGCGTGGTCAAGCTGCTCGGCTTCAAGCTGCCGGAGATGATCCTCTGCTCGATAGCCAACACCGCCGGCCCGATGAACGCCGCGGGGATCGCGATCTCCAGGAAATGGTCCAAGCTGGTCCTGCCCGGTTTCCTGGTC